Proteins encoded within one genomic window of Tigriopus californicus strain San Diego chromosome 12, Tcal_SD_v2.1, whole genome shotgun sequence:
- the LOC131892053 gene encoding uncharacterized protein LOC131892053: MGTVINVTLLFLAVFLSPALWIRYRTLPVFEQTEPWFHLSNVWTESELDSLQDLVRSQKVLKTAAEDFTNAVVLIDQPLTPEGLCPHRFLVERNGRCVFPSRVDMASHYMFTGGRYGAKEKFTQMVNNIQTFQNHIFGDDLKRPELKSLFESKDYLHAAKTVCGPNYPVIDRVQVNVVMMLPGQDLPMHYDLPWFKNGANRFNLPQWLLLAMAGSGLWADQAMPQVQGVAYLHLNETINGGSFFLYPDGPGGPVTSFPSNANTGSVLDGIKVIHGVNRFMPGRVAPNIGKRVAKLVLDEGSQDTWTLVNEDQEVLGKYNMNELRITLVWRSLCFESEEQRSQWNPKSSTFAAEDALQALEKDLRKRNVLAQDQARPEMLDFALMLIKEYIKYPIDNFENAWFPLNYCVLPNATTNKFLKNIFEMFVQAFC, translated from the exons ATGGGCACTGTGATAAATGTCACCTTGCTTTTCTTGGCAGTGTTTCTGTCACCCGCTCTCTGGATCAGATACAGGACCCTGCCCGTCTTCG AACAAACCGAACCATGGTTCCATTTGTCAAATGTATGGACAGAGTCCGAGTTGGACAGCCTTCAAGACTTGGTTCGCTCCCAAAAGGTGCTGAAAACTGCGGCCGAGGACTTCACCAATGCTGTCGTGCTCATTGACCAGCCTCTAACTCCAGAAGGATTGTGTCCGCATCGATTCCTTGTGGAGAGAAATGGCCGATGTGTGTTTCCCAGTCGTGTGGACATGGCATCCCATTATATGTTCACTGGAGGCCGTTATGGAGCCAAG GAGAAATTCACGCAGATGGTGAACAACatccaaacatttcaaaaccaCATTTTTGGTGATGATCTGAAGCGCCCTGAACTGAAGTCCCTTTTCGAATCCAAGGACTACTTGCACGCGGCTAAGACGGTGTGCGGGCCCAATTATCCCGTGATTGACCGTGTTCAAGTGAACGTGGTCATGATGCTGCCCGGACAAGACCTTCCGATGCATTACGACTTGCCCTGGTTTAAGA ATGGTGCTAATCGCTTTAATCTTCCTCAATGGCTGCTTTTGGCCATGGCGGGATCGGGTTTGTGGGCGGATCAGGCCATGCCCCAAGTCCAGGGTGTGGCTTATCTTCACTTGAATGAGACGATCAACGGAGGCTCCTTTTTCTTGTACCCGGATGGACCCGGAGGTCCCGTGACCTCGTTTCCATCCAATGCCAACACTGGATCCGTCTTGGATGGGATCAAGGTCATTCATGGGGTCAACCGATTCATGCCTGGTCGAGTGGCGCCCAATATTGGCAAGCGGGTGGCCAAATTAGTATTGGAT GAAGGCTCTCAAGACACTTGGACCCTGGTGAATGAGGACCAAGAGGTCCTTGGAAAATACAACATGAATGAGCTACGTATCACGTTGGTGTGGCGATCTCTCTGTTTTGAGTCGGAAGAACAGCGCTCCCAATGGAATCCCAAGAGTTCCACTTTTGCCGCCGAAGATGCTCTTCAG GCCTTGGAGAAAGATCTGAGGAAACGTAACGTATTGGCCCAAGACCAAGCTCGGCCTGAGATGCTTGATTTTGCTCTTATGCTGATAAAAGAGTACATCAAATACCCCATCGACAACTTTGAGAATGCCTGGTTTCCGTTGAACTATTGCGTCTTGCCAAATGCCACCACcaacaagtttttgaagaacatcTTTGAGATGTTTGTGCAAGCATTTTGTTAA
- the LOC131891475 gene encoding uncharacterized protein LOC131891475, producing the protein MVQMFYYEHRGKCCKKIWSHNGDPLKVYLHVEESWAETAGQSYLTLRPSWWKSNRIIVSEVSGTKRRFGYGKMVDNCGKGTIWIRGHFHEKHPSKDSDPYFKLTLTSAISSEDFHLGYCLSGVLERSHQKYTPYQMTHLAFVRRREDAHPNCSASNKPTPSQNFKSMLSSTFYKNICRVYQRQM; encoded by the exons ATGGTGCAAATGTTCTATTACGAGCACCGCGGGAAATGTTGCAAGAAGATTTGGAGCCATAATGGCGATCCGTTGAAG GTGTATCTTCACGTTGAAGAGTCGTGGGCTGAAACGGCCGGACAGAGTTATCTAACGTTGAGACCATCGTGGTGGAAATCCAACCGGATCATCGTGTCAGAAGTATCGGGAACTAAACG AAGATTTGGCTACGGCAAGATGGTGGACAATTGTGGAAAAGGCACAATATGGATTCGTGGTCATTTCCATGAGAAGCATCCGTCCAAGGATTCGGATCCATACTTCAAG CTCACGCTGACCAGCGCCATCTCGTCCGAGGATTTCCATCTAGGCTATTGCCTGAGCGGAGTTCTCGAGCGCTCGCACCAGAAGTACACTCCGTATCAAATGACCCATTTGGCTTTCGTTCGGCGTCGCGAGGATGCTCACCCAAATTGCTCGGCGAGCAATAAACCCACACCCTCACAAAACTTCAAGTCCATGTTGTCATCCACGTTTTACAAGAATATTTGCAGAGTTTATCAAAGACAGATGTAG
- the LOC131891474 gene encoding homeobox protein 2-like, with product MVNCPTALILLGSAFQILAEKQDQRFIGGIINDIFSGDSRCQSCEYDSGKANYCCKYNLERRCCSYIAVGGSGGYAGNPSYNYPGYGNNINNNNFNSGSGSYYQKTGQCPPISYFGSSNNNVYGRRKREAPPQSSQLGGRRYTGGYYGNLPGSNNYFNNNNNNGFGNDFGYSNGNNYNCYYDNECPGSKKCCSQYDGSRACAYPSYYG from the exons ATGGTG AATTGTCCCACTGCATTGATCCTACTTGGATCcgcctttcaaattttagcgGAGAAACAAGATCAAAGATTCATTGGAG GAATTATTAACGACATCTTCTCCGGAGACAGTCGATGTCAGAGTTGCGAATATGACTCGGGCAAAGCCAATTATTGTTGTAAATACAACTTGGAACGCCGTTGTTGTTCCTACATTGCTGTTGGCGGATCTGGAGGGTATGCGGGCAATCCAAGTTATAACTACCCAGGCTATGGTAACAACATCAATAATAACAACTTCAATTCTGGCTCTGGATCGT ACTATCAGAAAACCGGCCAATGTCCCCCGATCTCCTACTTCGGTTCGAGTAATAACAACGTTTATGGGCGGCGAAAACGTGAGGCTCCTCCCCAAAGTTCTCAACTCGGTGGAAGACGGTATACGGGTGGATACTACGGCAACCTCCCTGGAAGTAACAACTActtcaacaacaataacaataatggGTTTGGCAATGATTTTGGATATTCCAATGGGAACAACTACAACTGCTATTACGACAACGAGTGCCCGGGGTCCAAGAAGTGTTGTTCCCAATATGATGGATCGCGGGCTTGCGCCTATCCAAGCTATTATGGTTAA
- the LOC131891476 gene encoding uncharacterized protein LOC131891476, whose product MSPNSSPVKAQKPEVVLNRWCQQLSSPFQKPWTQTNILYHYVPLFGAIDFHLLALNVLNPKLLRNLGRSIGLNVDCTNLFLAGSIAGGTLHLYNRRHMGGLTLSHRAMYSTYLGSLSVLGSVLLWAIGSRVVPGNPLFRTLLAVGSAWSMLKVKLSFLDHLDAGAKQR is encoded by the exons ATGTCTCCTAATTCGAGTCCAGTCAAAGCTCAGAAACCAGAAGTTGTTTTAAATCGGTGGTGTCAACAATTGAGCTCTCCTTTTCAAAAACCGTGGACCCAAACTAATATTTTGTACCATTATGTTCCCTTATTTGGGGCGATCGATTTTCACCTCTTGGCTCTAAATGTTCTAAATCCTAAGCTGTTACGAAACTTGGGAAGGAG TATTGGGCTAAATGTTGATTGCACCAACCTATTCTTGGCCGGTTCCATTGCCGGTGGAACCTTACATCTTTACAATCGGCGACACATGGGCGGACTCACCTTGAGTCACAGAGCCATGTACAG CACGTATTTGGGATCCTTGTCAGTGTTAGGTTCGGTTTTGTTATGGGCCATAGGATCGAGGGTGGTTCCTGGCAATCCCTTATTTCGTACCCTCCTGGCGGTGGGATCCGCATGGAGTATGTTAAAAGTAAAACTCTCCTTTTTGGACCATTTGGACGCGGGTGCCAAACAGCGTTGA